A genomic region of Trifolium pratense cultivar HEN17-A07 linkage group LG3, ARS_RC_1.1, whole genome shotgun sequence contains the following coding sequences:
- the LOC123914072 gene encoding UV-B-induced protein At3g17800, chloroplastic-like isoform X1, translating to MDVAATTVVLPSIVLGRPTNGSRFASLKQLCTSIPIIPRQGHSHVRIAAAAASANRRRRRRRRRGAGFVVRASSSPDSSHTNDNTNNNNNVVAPLQFQSPIGQFLSQILINHPHLVPAAVDQQLHQLQSDRDADQQTQDHPSPTTPPTTDLVLYRRIAEVKANERRTALEEILYTLVVQKFMDANISLIPSITPDPSGRVDSWSNQDHAKLERLHSLQAYEMIQNHLSLILGNRAGGDLSSVAQISKLRVGQVYAASVMYGYFLKRIDQRFQLEKSMKLLLNAADETSVRQTSIHDAGPGSSEVDISQGTSHPEVSTWPGGDISPGGFGYGIKPTTLRNYVMSFDGDTLQRYATIRSREAVSIIEKHTEALFGRPEMALTPEGAIDYSKDENIKISFGGLRRLVLEAVTFGCFLWDVESYVDSRYHFVLN from the exons aTGGACGTGGCAGCCACCACCGTCGTATTACCGTCTATCGTCCTTGGAAGACCTACAAACGGATCCCGCTTTGCTTCTTTAAAG CAGCTATGCACTTCCATCCCTATCATCCCCAGGCAAGGTCACAGCCATGTTCGaattgctgctgctgctgcttctgcaaatagaagaagaagaagaagaagaagaagaggagcAGGATTTGTAGTTAGAGCCTCCTCCTCTCCAGACTCTTCTCACACCAATGACaataccaataataataataatgttgtcGCACCTCTTCAGTTCCAATCCCCAATCGGCCAATTTCTTTCTCAGATTTTGATCAACCACCCCCATCTTGTGCCTGCTGCTGTTGATCAGCAGCTTCACCAGCTCCAATCCGATCGCGATGCTGATCAACAAACCCAAGATCATCCTTCTCCTACCACACCCCCCACCACTGATCTTGTTTTGTACAG GAGAATTGCTGAGGTCAAGGCTAATGAAAGGAGGACAGCTCTTGAAGAGATCTTGTACACATTGGTTGTGCAGAAGTTCATGGATGCTAATATTTCTTTGATACCATCTATAACCCCAGATCCATCTGGTAGAGTTGATTCCTGGTCAAACCAAGACCATGCCAAACTTGAGCGCCTTCACTCTCTCCAAGCATATGAGATGATCCAAAACCACTTGTCTCTCATTCTCGGTAACAGAGCCGGAGGAGATCTATCATCCGTTGCTCAAATCAGCAAACTCAGGGTAGGGCAGGTCTATGCAGCATCAGTGATGTATGGTTACTTTCTTAAGCGAATTGACCAAAGGTTCCAGCTGGAGAAATCCATGAAACTTCTTCTAAATGCTGCAGATGAGACCAGTGTTCGTCAAACTAGCATCCATGATGCAGGGCCTGGTAGTAGTGAAGTGGACATTTCTCAAGGGACCTCTCATCCTGAAGTATCTACATGGCCTGGCGGCGACATCAGTCCTGGTGGATTTGGCTATGGTATAAAGCCCACCACCTTGCGTAACTATGTGATGTCCTTTGACGGCGATACCCTCCAGAGATATGCAACAATAAGATCTAGGGAGGCTGTGAGCATCATTGAGAAGCATACAGAGGCATTGTTTGGAAGACCCGAAATGGCTTTAACACCTGAGGGGGCAATTGATTATTCAAAGGatgaaaacatcaaaattagCTTTGGAGGTTTAAGGAGACTTGTTTTAGAGGCTGTGACTTTTGGTTGCTTTCTCTGGGATGTTGAGAGCTATGTGGACTCGAGGTACCATTTTGTCTTAAATTGA
- the LOC123914073 gene encoding purple acid phosphatase 3-like, translated as MGDLGGTSSLSPLCLWILVFVGVAVVCVTVNVSADELQRLEHPAAVNKADTSSLSFLVIGDWGRKGTYNQSRVAFQMGRVGDKLNIDFVVSTGDNFYDEGLTGIHDPAFQYSFSDIYTANSLKKQWYNVLGNHDYRGDVEAQLNPFLHNIDHRWFCQRSFILHTEIAEFFFVDTTPFVDKYFLKPKDHKYDWRGVLPRDKYLSNLLKGLETALRNSTAKWKIVVGHHPVRSIGHHGDTKELLTHLLPILEANNVDMYLNGHDHCLEHISCTSSQIQFLTSGGGSKAWKGDIDKNGKDGVKFYYDGQGFMSVEFEQMNAKVVYYDIFGNILHVLNLSKGLHYVI; from the exons ATGGGTGATTTGGGAGGAACAAGTAGCCTAAGCCCCTTATGTTTATGGATTCTGGTTTTCGTCGGTGTTGCTGTTGTGTGTGTGACTGTAAATGTATCAGCTGATGAGCTCCAACGTCTTGAACACCCTGCTGCTGTCAATAAAGCAGATACCAGCTCACTTAGCTTCCTCGTCATTGGAGACTGGGGAAGGAAAGGAACCTACAACCAATCTCGAGTTGCTTTTCAG atGGGAAGAGTTGGTGACAAATTAAACATTGACTTTGTGGTATCAACCGGAGACAATTTCTATGATGAAGGATTGACCGGTATACATGACCCTGCATTTCAATATTCCTTCTCAGATATCTACACCGCCAACAGCCTTAAAAAACAATGGTATAATG TCTTGGGCAACCATGACTACAGGGGAGATGTTGAAGCTCAATTAAATCCATTCCTTCACAATATTGATCATAGATGGTTTTGCCAAAGATCTTTTATTCTTCACACTG AAATCGCAGAGTTTTTCTTTGTGGATACAACTCCTTTTGTCGACAAGTACTTTTTGAAGCCAAAGGATCACAAGTATGATTGGAGAGGTGTGCTTCCAAGGGACAAATATTTATCAAACCTCTTAAAG GGTCTGGAAACAGCACTAAGAAATTCTACTGCCAAGTGGAAGATTGTTGTGGGACACCATCCTGTAAGAAGCATAGGGCACCACGGGGATACCAAAGAGCTGTTAACACACCTCCTGCCAATCCTTGAG GCCAACAATGTTGATATGTACTTGAATGGGCACGACCATTGCTTGGAACATATAAGTTGCACCAGCAG CCAAATACAGTTCTTAACTAGTGGTGGAGGTTCAAAGGCATGGAAAGGAGACATTGATAAAAATGGAAAAGATGGGGTCAAATTTTACTACGATGGCCAAGGATTTATGTCTGTTGAGTTTGAGCAAATGAATGCCAAAGTTGTCTATTACGATATTTTTGGCAACATTTTGCATGTTCTGAATCTATCCAAGGGGTTACATTATGTGATATAA
- the LOC123914072 gene encoding UV-B-induced protein At3g17800, chloroplastic-like isoform X2, with protein sequence MDVAATTVVLPSIVLGRPTNGSRFASLKLCTSIPIIPRQGHSHVRIAAAAASANRRRRRRRRRGAGFVVRASSSPDSSHTNDNTNNNNNVVAPLQFQSPIGQFLSQILINHPHLVPAAVDQQLHQLQSDRDADQQTQDHPSPTTPPTTDLVLYRRIAEVKANERRTALEEILYTLVVQKFMDANISLIPSITPDPSGRVDSWSNQDHAKLERLHSLQAYEMIQNHLSLILGNRAGGDLSSVAQISKLRVGQVYAASVMYGYFLKRIDQRFQLEKSMKLLLNAADETSVRQTSIHDAGPGSSEVDISQGTSHPEVSTWPGGDISPGGFGYGIKPTTLRNYVMSFDGDTLQRYATIRSREAVSIIEKHTEALFGRPEMALTPEGAIDYSKDENIKISFGGLRRLVLEAVTFGCFLWDVESYVDSRYHFVLN encoded by the exons aTGGACGTGGCAGCCACCACCGTCGTATTACCGTCTATCGTCCTTGGAAGACCTACAAACGGATCCCGCTTTGCTTCTTTAAAG CTATGCACTTCCATCCCTATCATCCCCAGGCAAGGTCACAGCCATGTTCGaattgctgctgctgctgcttctgcaaatagaagaagaagaagaagaagaagaagaggagcAGGATTTGTAGTTAGAGCCTCCTCCTCTCCAGACTCTTCTCACACCAATGACaataccaataataataataatgttgtcGCACCTCTTCAGTTCCAATCCCCAATCGGCCAATTTCTTTCTCAGATTTTGATCAACCACCCCCATCTTGTGCCTGCTGCTGTTGATCAGCAGCTTCACCAGCTCCAATCCGATCGCGATGCTGATCAACAAACCCAAGATCATCCTTCTCCTACCACACCCCCCACCACTGATCTTGTTTTGTACAG GAGAATTGCTGAGGTCAAGGCTAATGAAAGGAGGACAGCTCTTGAAGAGATCTTGTACACATTGGTTGTGCAGAAGTTCATGGATGCTAATATTTCTTTGATACCATCTATAACCCCAGATCCATCTGGTAGAGTTGATTCCTGGTCAAACCAAGACCATGCCAAACTTGAGCGCCTTCACTCTCTCCAAGCATATGAGATGATCCAAAACCACTTGTCTCTCATTCTCGGTAACAGAGCCGGAGGAGATCTATCATCCGTTGCTCAAATCAGCAAACTCAGGGTAGGGCAGGTCTATGCAGCATCAGTGATGTATGGTTACTTTCTTAAGCGAATTGACCAAAGGTTCCAGCTGGAGAAATCCATGAAACTTCTTCTAAATGCTGCAGATGAGACCAGTGTTCGTCAAACTAGCATCCATGATGCAGGGCCTGGTAGTAGTGAAGTGGACATTTCTCAAGGGACCTCTCATCCTGAAGTATCTACATGGCCTGGCGGCGACATCAGTCCTGGTGGATTTGGCTATGGTATAAAGCCCACCACCTTGCGTAACTATGTGATGTCCTTTGACGGCGATACCCTCCAGAGATATGCAACAATAAGATCTAGGGAGGCTGTGAGCATCATTGAGAAGCATACAGAGGCATTGTTTGGAAGACCCGAAATGGCTTTAACACCTGAGGGGGCAATTGATTATTCAAAGGatgaaaacatcaaaattagCTTTGGAGGTTTAAGGAGACTTGTTTTAGAGGCTGTGACTTTTGGTTGCTTTCTCTGGGATGTTGAGAGCTATGTGGACTCGAGGTACCATTTTGTCTTAAATTGA